One segment of Dama dama isolate Ldn47 chromosome 15, ASM3311817v1, whole genome shotgun sequence DNA contains the following:
- the GSTO2 gene encoding glutathione S-transferase omega-2: protein MTDDATRTLGKGSCPPGPVPEGVIRLYSMRFCPYAHRTRLVLRAKGIRHEVININLRNKPEWYFTKHPFGQIPVLENSKCQLIYESVIACEYLDDAYPGRKLYPYDPYERARQKMLLELFYKVPHLTKECLVALRCGRDCADLKLALRQEFCNLEEILGYQNTVFFGGDCISMIDYLFWPWFERLDVYGIADCVNHTPTLRLWIAAMKQDPTVCSLLTDKNTFLGFLNLYFQNNPAAFDYGLSC, encoded by the exons ATGACTGACGACGCGACCAGGACCTTGGGGAAAG GGAGCTGCCCCCCAGGGCCGGTCCCTGAAGGCGTAATCCGCCTCTACAGCATGAGGTTCTGTCCCTACGCGCACAGGACGCGCCTGGTCCTCCGGGCCAAAGGCATCAG ACATGAAGTTATCAACATTAACCTGAGAAACAAGCCTGAATGGTACTTTACAAAACATCCTTTTGGCCAAATTCCTGTCCTGGAGAACAGCAAATGTCAACTGATCTATGAATCTGTCATCGCTTGTGAGTACCTGGATGACGCTTATCCTGGAAGGAAGCTGTACCCATATGACCCTTATGAGCGAGCTCGCCAAAAGATGTTATTGGAACTATTCTATAAG GTCCCGCATTTGACCAAGGAGTGTCTGGTAGCATTGAGATGCGGGAGAGACTGCGCTGATCTGAAGCTGGCCCTGCGTCAGGAGTTCTGCAACCTGGAAGAG ATTCTTGGCTATCAGAACACCGTCTTCTTTGGCGGAGATTGTATATCCATGATTGATTACCTCTTTTGGCCCTGGTTTGAGCGGCTGGATGTATATGGAATAGCCGA CTGTGTGAACCACACCCCCACGCTCCGGCTctggattgcagccatgaagcaGGATCCCACAGTCTGTTCTCTTCTCACCGATAAGAACACCTTCCTGGGCTTCTTGAATCTCTATTTTCAGAACAACCCCGCTGCCTTTGATTACGGGCTAAGTTGCTGA